The following are encoded in a window of Dioscorea cayenensis subsp. rotundata cultivar TDr96_F1 chromosome 16, TDr96_F1_v2_PseudoChromosome.rev07_lg8_w22 25.fasta, whole genome shotgun sequence genomic DNA:
- the LOC120278805 gene encoding 14 kDa proline-rich protein DC2.15-like — protein MASSKSSATMSLFLIVNLLFFTLGSSCGNCPTPNPPKPTPSPCPPSGGNGGNGGNGGNGGSGGKCPVDTVKLAACANVLGGLLNLNIGKVPKAPCCSLINGLVDLEAALCLCTVIKANVLGLINLNLPVNLSLLLNYCGKRTPKGFQCP, from the coding sequence ATGGCTTCTTCAAAGTCTTCAGCAACTATGAGTCTCTTTCTCATTGTCAACCTTCTCTTCTTCACCTTGGGGAGCTCTTGTGGCAATTGCCCTACACCAAACCCACCAAAACCTACTCCTTCACCATGCCCACCCTCTGGTGGTAATGGCGGTAATGGTGGTAACGGTGGTAATGGGGGTAGTGGTGGCAAGTGCCCGGTGGACACCGTTAAGCTTGCAGCATGTGCCAATGTGCTTGGTGGCCTCCTCAACCTTAACATTGGCAAAGTCCCTAAGGCACCATGCTGCTCACTCATTAATGGTTTGGTGGACCTCGAAGCTGCACTGTGTCTTTGCACTGTCATTAAGGCCAATGTGTTGGGCCTCATCAACCTCAACCTCCCTGTCAACCTTAGCTTACTCCTTAACTACTGTGGCAAGAGAACTCCAAAGGGTTTCCAGTGTCCATAA